One region of Candidatus Eisenbacteria bacterium genomic DNA includes:
- a CDS encoding hybrid sensor histidine kinase/response regulator, whose protein sequence is MPQRPKILVVDDEPMNLAIIEELLGEECDVTGLSDGREALETAKRLKPAVVLLDIMMPAVSGYDVCRTLRAESTLKHLKVILVSANAKIEERVRGYDAGADDYIVKPFSPDEFRAKVHVYLRLKTVEEVDEFQSRLLTLLGHELRTPLSEIFAPAEMLSDQDTMDDSERRDLAGIILVGATRLLRFIDSATFLASIRSGQISMECVATDCVPLIHQAIASAQDRLAARDCNVEIEGPPFLIGCIHPGHLFTIFESLLDNAIRVSPRGGPIRIRIGTDPTRPIVSFIDRGPGLDPNHVATLFDGLDVSDIEHHSSGHGLSLVVARRLILAMGGDLSAESSMGHGSEFRVTLPFIEQAAGALW, encoded by the coding sequence GTGCCGCAGCGTCCCAAAATCCTGGTCGTCGATGACGAACCGATGAACCTGGCCATCATCGAAGAGCTTCTCGGAGAGGAGTGCGACGTCACCGGATTGTCCGACGGACGGGAGGCGCTTGAAACCGCCAAGCGGCTGAAGCCGGCCGTCGTTCTCCTGGACATCATGATGCCTGCCGTCAGCGGGTACGACGTGTGCCGGACGCTGCGCGCGGAGTCGACGCTCAAGCACCTCAAGGTGATTCTCGTCTCCGCGAACGCGAAGATCGAAGAGCGCGTACGCGGATACGATGCGGGCGCCGACGACTACATCGTGAAGCCGTTCTCACCCGATGAATTTCGCGCCAAGGTGCACGTCTACCTTCGACTAAAGACTGTGGAAGAGGTGGACGAGTTCCAGAGCAGGCTGCTGACGCTGCTCGGTCACGAGCTCCGGACCCCGCTGTCCGAGATTTTCGCGCCTGCCGAGATGCTCTCCGATCAGGACACCATGGACGACTCGGAGCGTCGGGACCTCGCCGGTATTATCTTGGTGGGGGCCACCCGCCTTCTTCGATTCATTGATAGCGCGACTTTCCTCGCCTCGATCCGCAGCGGGCAGATCTCGATGGAATGCGTCGCGACCGATTGTGTTCCCCTGATCCATCAGGCGATCGCATCCGCCCAAGACCGACTCGCGGCTCGCGATTGCAACGTGGAGATCGAAGGCCCTCCTTTTCTCATCGGCTGCATCCATCCAGGCCATCTCTTCACGATTTTCGAGTCGCTCCTCGACAATGCAATCCGCGTCAGCCCGCGCGGGGGTCCCATTCGAATTCGGATCGGGACAGACCCGACGCGGCCCATCGTCTCGTTCATCGACCGAGGGCCGGGGCTCGACCCGAATCACGTCGCTACGCTCTTCGATGGGCTTGACGTATCGGACATCGAGCACCACTCCTCGGGCCACGGCCTGAGCCTCGTGGTCGCGCGGAGGCTCATCCTGGCCATGGGTGGAGACCTCTCGGCCGAGTCCAGCATGGGGCACGGCTCCGAGTTCCGCGTAACGCTCCCTTTCATCGAACAGGCCGCGGGAGCGCTCTGGTAA
- a CDS encoding DNA-3-methyladenine glycosylase I: MKRSSKRVCGWAAGDNPLMRRYHDKEWGVPVHDDRRLFEFLTLEGAQAGLSWRTILGKRENYREAFAGFDPVRVARFDSRRRTSLMNNPGIVRNRLKIESTVSNARACLDVRKEFGSFNDYLWQFVDGKPLQNRRRSLREVPARTRVSDALSIDLTKRGFRFVGSTIMYAFMQAVGMVNDHEISCYRQLELARRR, translated from the coding sequence ATGAAACGATCGAGCAAGCGAGTCTGCGGGTGGGCGGCCGGGGACAACCCCCTCATGCGCCGCTACCACGACAAGGAATGGGGCGTGCCGGTGCACGACGATCGGCGCCTATTCGAGTTTCTGACCTTGGAAGGCGCACAGGCGGGACTCTCGTGGAGGACAATCCTGGGAAAACGGGAGAATTACCGCGAGGCGTTCGCCGGCTTTGATCCGGTGCGGGTCGCGCGATTCGATTCGAGGCGCCGGACGTCCCTCATGAACAATCCGGGCATCGTGCGAAACCGCCTCAAAATCGAGTCGACCGTGTCGAACGCCCGCGCGTGTCTCGACGTGAGGAAGGAGTTCGGTAGCTTCAACGACTACTTGTGGCAATTCGTAGATGGGAAGCCGCTCCAGAATCGGCGGAGAAGCTTGCGCGAAGTTCCCGCGCGAACCCGCGTGTCGGATGCGCTCAGCATCGATCTCACGAAGCGCGGCTTCCGATTCGTCGGCTCCACCATCATGTACGCCTTCATGCAGGCGGTCGGGATGGTGAACGACCATGAGATCTCTTGCTATCGACAGCTGGAGCTTGCGCGCCGCCGCTAA
- a CDS encoding DUF664 domain-containing protein, with amino-acid sequence MPDLSRQFISDSRAFLTEDYMPKIERCLAQLTPEQVWSRSNDPSNSIGNLLLHLTGSSRYWAVEVIGGEPIGRVRQAEFDRRGPVSPEKLMSDLRAAMSEVDRHLAGLSGEALLELRATRDEKLTVLWCVYHLVEHFSMHTGQILSMTKAFVGELRPAPELK; translated from the coding sequence ATGCCTGACCTGTCGAGGCAATTCATCAGCGATTCCCGGGCGTTCCTTACCGAGGACTACATGCCGAAGATCGAGCGCTGCCTGGCTCAGCTCACCCCGGAGCAGGTCTGGTCCCGGAGCAACGACCCCTCGAACAGCATTGGCAACCTGCTGCTCCACCTGACCGGGAGCAGCCGTTACTGGGCGGTCGAAGTGATCGGCGGCGAGCCGATCGGACGCGTTCGTCAGGCTGAGTTTGACAGGCGTGGCCCCGTTTCACCCGAGAAGTTGATGTCCGATCTCCGCGCGGCGATGAGCGAGGTCGATCGTCACCTCGCGGGACTCTCCGGTGAGGCGCTTCTTGAACTCCGGGCCACGCGCGACGAGAAGCTGACCGTGTTGTGGTGCGTCTACCACCTCGTGGAACACTTCTCGATGCACACGGGCCAGATCCTATCCATGACGAAGGCCTTCGTCGGAGAGCTCAGGCCTGCTCCGGAGCTCAAATGA
- a CDS encoding carbon-nitrogen hydrolase family protein, giving the protein MIIGLASPGVASTLDEGLDKIKLLMSEASAQGAEIVCFPEAYLPGLRGQDSEVFLYNAAHHDKALHAVAEWARTYSVATILGMERLTEAGRQIAAFVIDAQGELQGFQTKNQIDPTEDRFYVPGETRRLFEIRGIKFGVVICHEGWRYPETVRWAAKRGAKIVFHPQHTGSNRDGVRLTEWGASGGPFYEKAMMLRSMENTIYFASVNYALRFQESATSLITPSGRCQAYLPYGQEGVLVQAIEVEEATGLLAGRYAPERYQEFRPG; this is encoded by the coding sequence GTGATCATCGGCCTGGCTTCGCCCGGGGTGGCCTCGACCCTTGACGAGGGCCTGGACAAGATCAAGCTCCTCATGTCCGAAGCTTCCGCCCAGGGCGCGGAGATCGTGTGCTTCCCGGAAGCGTATCTGCCGGGTCTCCGGGGACAGGACTCCGAGGTATTCCTCTACAACGCCGCGCATCACGACAAGGCCCTCCACGCCGTGGCGGAGTGGGCGCGAACGTATTCGGTGGCCACGATCCTCGGGATGGAACGGCTCACGGAGGCGGGCCGGCAGATCGCGGCCTTTGTCATCGACGCCCAGGGCGAACTTCAGGGGTTCCAAACCAAGAACCAGATCGACCCGACCGAGGACCGGTTCTACGTGCCGGGAGAAACCCGGCGCCTCTTCGAGATTCGAGGGATCAAGTTTGGCGTCGTCATTTGCCACGAGGGCTGGCGCTACCCCGAGACGGTGCGATGGGCGGCGAAGCGGGGCGCCAAGATCGTGTTTCATCCCCAGCACACGGGAAGCAATCGCGATGGCGTTCGTTTGACGGAGTGGGGCGCGTCCGGCGGCCCTTTCTACGAGAAGGCGATGATGCTTCGGAGCATGGAGAACACGATCTACTTCGCCAGCGTCAATTACGCCCTACGCTTCCAGGAATCCGCGACATCCCTCATCACGCCTTCAGGCCGCTGCCAGGCGTACCTCCCATATGGCCAGGAGGGCGTGCTGGTGCAGGCCATCGAGGTCGAGGAAGCGACCGGTTTGCTGGCCGGTCGGTACGCCCCTGAGCGTTATCAAGAATTTAGGCCGGGGTGA
- a CDS encoding AraC family transcriptional regulator produces MLDTPRITKTTPRITASIHMTIPRAEMPKVFGPGVGELMAAIAAQGIEPAGPVFTHHLKMAPDIFDFELSVPVSRPVVAAGRVKPTVWPAMRVAQTVYQGPYEGLPAAWREFMGWISAEGHTPGPDLWECYITHPDSNPDPATWRTELNRPLAD; encoded by the coding sequence ATGCTAGACACGCCGCGCATTACCAAGACGACCCCCCGCATCACCGCCAGCATCCACATGACAATTCCGAGAGCCGAGATGCCGAAGGTCTTCGGGCCGGGCGTCGGCGAGCTGATGGCCGCCATCGCGGCTCAGGGCATCGAGCCCGCCGGCCCGGTGTTCACGCACCATCTCAAGATGGCCCCGGACATCTTTGACTTCGAGCTGAGCGTCCCGGTCAGTCGCCCCGTGGTTGCCGCGGGCCGCGTGAAGCCGACGGTGTGGCCCGCGATGAGAGTGGCTCAGACGGTATATCAGGGACCTTACGAGGGCCTTCCGGCGGCTTGGCGCGAGTTCATGGGCTGGATTTCGGCCGAGGGACACACGCCGGGCCCGGATCTCTGGGAGTGTTACATCACACACCCTGACTCGAACCCAGACCCGGCAACCTGGCGCACCGAGCTCAATCGACCGCTGGCGGATTAG